In Fusobacterium perfoetens ATCC 29250, a single genomic region encodes these proteins:
- a CDS encoding FGGY family carbohydrate kinase — translation MEKKYIIALDQGTTSSRAIVFDSDQKIVGVSQKEFTQIYPKEGWVEHDPMEIWSSQSGVLAEVIAREGISQHDIIGIGITNQRETTIVWDKNTGKPVYNAIVWQCRRTAKICDELKKIDGLEEYVKENTGLLID, via the coding sequence ATGGAGAAAAAATATATTATAGCATTAGACCAAGGAACTACTAGCTCAAGAGCTATTGTTTTTGATAGTGACCAAAAAATTGTTGGTGTTTCTCAAAAAGAATTTACTCAAATTTATCCTAAAGAAGGTTGGGTTGAACATGACCCTATGGAAATTTGGTCAAGTCAAAGTGGGGTTTTGGCTGAGGTAATTGCTAGAGAGGGAATTTCTCAACATGATATTATAGGTATTGGTATTACTAACCAAAGAGAAACTACTATTGTTTGGGATAAAAATACTGGAAAACCTGTTTACAATGCTATTGTTTGGCAATGTAGAAGAACTGCAAAAATTTGTGATGAACTTAAAAAAATAGATGGTTTAGAAGAATATGTAAAAGAAAATACAGGACTTTTAATTGATG
- a CDS encoding glycerol-3-phosphate responsive antiterminator encodes MNIREILERNPIIPALKNDQDLKEALESGSEIVFIIMANLMNIEDIVSKLKKEGKIVFVHADMIEGLSSSNYGVEYLVNHIDLDGIITTKHNMVAFAKKKNIPVIQRYFILDSFSFKNTVMHIRENKPDAVEILPGLMPKIIKRICNLVNLPVITGGLIDEKEDVMNALRAGAEGISTTKKELWQI; translated from the coding sequence ATGAACATAAGGGAAATATTGGAAAGAAATCCAATTATTCCGGCATTAAAAAATGACCAGGATTTAAAAGAAGCACTAGAAAGTGGTAGTGAGATAGTTTTTATAATAATGGCAAATTTAATGAATATTGAAGATATTGTATCAAAATTAAAAAAAGAAGGGAAAATTGTGTTTGTTCATGCTGATATGATAGAAGGACTTTCTAGCTCAAATTATGGTGTTGAATATTTAGTTAATCATATAGATTTAGATGGAATAATAACAACAAAACACAATATGGTAGCTTTTGCTAAAAAGAAAAATATTCCTGTTATTCAAAGATATTTTATACTTGATTCTTTTTCATTTAAAAATACTGTAATGCATATAAGAGAAAATAAGCCTGATGCAGTTGAAATTTTACCAGGACTAATGCCTAAAATAATAAAAAGAATTTGTAATTTAGTAAATTTACCAGTAATAACAGGTGGACTTATTGATGAAAAAGAAGATGTTATGAATGCTTTAAGAGCTGGAGCAGAAGGAATTTCAACTACTAAAAAAGAATTGTGGCAAATTTGA
- a CDS encoding lysophospholipid acyltransferase family protein: MKKFIFFIQYILFKILKTFLLIFPEKIRFIFAEKLSVLAYKILKSRRVTSLINLKFVFPEKSLEELEKIAIESYKNIGKAFIGTLWLDKYVKKEKNFKIANPEMMPVLKESSPATFANMHFGNMEGLLKIAEEFNVVTVGKTQNNPYVNDEIIKNRKCFNITLLQRSPSVGRELVKFAKEGRNIALLSDQKGSGADVLFFSEPTTAPTGVTSIACKFNRRLFLVYCIYQKDFSTLAFIEEIEKCTDETIPFKDRVQKTTQNMINKMEDAIRKYPEQWMWMHDRWKFYRRYKKGELPKELMEFAKTIK; this comes from the coding sequence ATGAAAAAATTTATATTTTTTATACAATATATTTTATTTAAAATTTTAAAAACTTTTTTACTTATTTTCCCAGAGAAAATACGTTTTATTTTTGCTGAAAAATTATCAGTTTTAGCTTATAAAATTTTAAAGTCAAGAAGAGTTACTTCTCTTATCAATCTAAAATTTGTTTTTCCTGAAAAATCTTTAGAAGAATTAGAAAAAATAGCTATAGAATCTTATAAAAATATAGGGAAAGCTTTTATAGGTACACTATGGTTAGATAAATATGTAAAAAAAGAAAAAAATTTTAAAATTGCTAATCCTGAAATGATGCCTGTATTAAAAGAAAGTTCTCCTGCTACTTTTGCTAATATGCACTTTGGTAATATGGAAGGATTATTAAAAATAGCTGAAGAGTTTAATGTGGTTACTGTTGGAAAAACTCAAAATAATCCCTATGTTAATGATGAAATAATAAAAAATAGAAAATGTTTTAATATAACTTTATTACAAAGAAGCCCTTCCGTAGGAAGAGAACTTGTAAAATTTGCAAAAGAAGGAAGGAATATAGCTTTATTATCTGACCAAAAGGGAAGTGGAGCAGATGTATTATTTTTCTCTGAACCAACTACAGCTCCTACTGGAGTGACTAGTATTGCTTGTAAATTTAATCGTAGATTATTTTTAGTTTATTGTATATATCAAAAGGATTTTTCGACTTTAGCCTTTATAGAGGAAATTGAAAAATGTACAGATGAAACTATCCCATTTAAAGATAGAGTTCAAAAAACTACTCAAAATATGATAAATAAAATGGAAGATGCTATAAGAAAATATCCTGAACAATGGATGTGGATGCATGATAGATGGAAATTTTATAGAAGATATAAGAAAGGTGAATTACCTAAAGAATTAATGGAATTTGCTAAAACTATAAAATAA
- a CDS encoding lysophospholipid acyltransferase family protein, with protein MKKKIKNIIFYIQYLLIMFFTKLFIWLPEKVRFNIGEFFAVLAFKVVKEVRYITLLNLKLAFPEKSNEEIKKLAIESCKTMSRAFFVNMWLDKYLEKDENFKIIDEDLLQEAIDNGPSVFGAMHFGNMEAPVKLANRIPIVTVAKDRTNPYINNLIIKNRTRFNIALLQKGNTTSRDLIKYAKEGRYPILLTDHRDSNGTNITFFGEPTTAPTGVSSIALKYNRPFYLMYCVLTKDNTTEVYIRKIEKCDDESLSFKERVQKTVQNMFNEMEIVMREYPEQWMWSYDRWKLYSQYKKGILRKDLMDFIKNF; from the coding sequence ATGAAAAAAAAGATTAAAAATATTATTTTCTATATTCAATATTTATTAATAATGTTTTTTACAAAATTATTTATATGGTTACCTGAAAAAGTTCGTTTTAATATTGGAGAATTTTTTGCTGTTTTAGCGTTTAAGGTGGTTAAAGAGGTTAGATATATCACTCTTCTTAATTTAAAACTTGCTTTTCCTGAAAAATCAAATGAAGAGATAAAAAAATTAGCTATAGAATCTTGTAAAACTATGAGTAGAGCTTTTTTTGTAAATATGTGGCTTGATAAATATTTAGAAAAAGATGAAAATTTTAAAATTATTGATGAAGATTTATTACAAGAAGCTATTGATAATGGACCTTCTGTTTTTGGAGCTATGCACTTTGGAAATATGGAAGCTCCTGTAAAATTAGCCAATAGAATTCCTATAGTAACTGTGGCTAAAGATAGAACAAATCCATATATAAATAATTTAATTATAAAAAATAGAACTAGATTTAATATAGCTTTATTACAAAAAGGAAATACTACAAGTAGAGATTTAATAAAATATGCAAAAGAGGGTAGATATCCAATTTTACTTACTGACCATAGAGATAGTAATGGAACTAATATAACTTTTTTTGGAGAACCAACTACAGCTCCTACTGGAGTATCTAGTATTGCTTTAAAATATAATAGGCCTTTTTATCTTATGTATTGTGTATTGACAAAGGATAATACTACAGAGGTTTATATAAGAAAAATTGAAAAATGTGATGATGAATCTCTATCATTTAAAGAGAGAGTTCAAAAAACTGTACAAAATATGTTTAATGAAATGGAAATTGTTATGAGAGAATATCCTGAGCAATGGATGTGGTCTTATGATAGATGGAAACTATATAGCCAATATAAAAAAGGTATACTTAGAAAAGATTTAATGGATTTTATAAAGAATTTTTAA